The following coding sequences are from one Thermoanaerobaculum aquaticum window:
- a CDS encoding UDP-N-acetylmuramoyl-L-alanyl-D-glutamate--2,6-diaminopimelate ligase yields the protein MKVAKLAAALGCTFRGDGSLEVSGITHVAQKVQPGWIFAALPGHHHHGLEFLPEALARKAAAVLSDRDPGAGVTWIVAQNPRPATARAAWLLAGNPQDKLTMVGVTGTNGKSTVCDLTARILKAFGRPVGVFGTLGYRLPGREVPGTRTTPEPADLAPLLAELAQQEGACAVMEVSSHALVLHRVTGLAFDVACWTNFTQDHLDFHRTMDAYFAAKRQIFDLLRSAPPGRRVLPADDPALASVVAEKRPGDVTFALRVAAHVTAKDVSLGLNGSSFTLVTPEGEAPVRLSLVGEHNVKNALAAAACAVALGVPLATVVAGLSEAKPLPGRLEPVPLDAPFHVFVDYAHTPDALEKVLTTLRPLTPGRLIVVFGCGGDRDQGKRPLMGAMAARLADVPIVTSDNPRSEDPMAIIAQILEGAAPVANPRILVLPDRRDAIDAALRLAEPGSVVVLAGKGHEQEQIFADRTVPFSDREVALELAKRRKLA from the coding sequence ATGAAGGTGGCGAAGCTGGCGGCGGCTTTGGGCTGCACCTTCCGCGGGGACGGCTCCCTGGAGGTTTCGGGGATCACCCACGTGGCGCAAAAGGTGCAACCCGGTTGGATCTTTGCCGCCCTGCCGGGGCACCATCATCACGGCCTGGAGTTTCTCCCCGAAGCGCTGGCCCGCAAAGCTGCCGCCGTGCTTTCCGATCGCGACCCGGGTGCTGGCGTTACCTGGATTGTGGCGCAAAATCCCAGGCCCGCCACCGCCAGAGCTGCCTGGCTTTTGGCCGGAAACCCCCAGGACAAACTCACCATGGTGGGGGTGACCGGCACCAACGGCAAGAGCACCGTGTGCGACCTCACCGCCCGCATCCTCAAGGCTTTCGGGCGGCCGGTGGGGGTTTTTGGCACGCTGGGCTACCGCCTCCCCGGCCGGGAGGTCCCCGGCACCCGCACCACCCCGGAGCCCGCCGACCTGGCCCCGCTGTTGGCCGAGCTGGCCCAACAGGAGGGTGCCTGCGCGGTGATGGAGGTTTCCTCCCACGCCCTGGTTTTGCACCGGGTCACCGGGCTTGCCTTCGATGTGGCTTGCTGGACCAACTTCACCCAGGACCACCTGGACTTTCACCGCACCATGGACGCCTACTTTGCTGCCAAGCGGCAAATCTTTGACCTGCTGCGCAGCGCCCCACCGGGACGTCGGGTGCTCCCCGCCGACGATCCGGCCCTGGCTTCCGTGGTGGCGGAAAAGCGCCCCGGGGATGTGACCTTTGCCCTGCGTGTCGCCGCCCATGTAACGGCCAAAGACGTCTCCCTGGGCTTAAACGGCAGCAGCTTTACGCTGGTCACCCCCGAAGGGGAGGCACCGGTACGCCTTTCGCTGGTGGGCGAGCACAACGTGAAAAACGCGCTGGCGGCGGCGGCCTGCGCGGTGGCCCTGGGCGTGCCGCTTGCAACCGTGGTTGCCGGCCTTTCGGAAGCCAAACCGCTTCCCGGCCGGCTGGAGCCCGTGCCCCTGGACGCGCCGTTTCACGTGTTTGTGGACTACGCCCACACCCCCGATGCCCTGGAAAAGGTGCTGACCACCCTGCGGCCCCTCACCCCCGGCCGGCTCATCGTGGTGTTTGGGTGCGGGGGGGACCGCGACCAGGGAAAGAGGCCGCTCATGGGGGCGATGGCCGCTCGCTTAGCCGATGTCCCCATCGTCACCTCGGACAACCCCAGAAGCGAGGACCCCATGGCCATCATTGCCCAAATCCTGGAAGGGGCAGCCCCGGTGGCCAACCCCAGGATCCTGGTGCTTCCCGACCGCCGGGACGCCATTGACGCCGCCCTAAGGCTGGCCGAGCCGGGTTCGGTGGTGGTGCTTGCCGGCAAAGGGCACGAGCAGGAGCAAATCTTTGCCGATCGCACGGTGCCCTTTTCCGATCGGGAGGTGGCGCTGGAGCTTGCCAAGCGGAGGAAGCTGGCATGA
- the mgtA gene encoding magnesium-translocating P-type ATPase, giving the protein MPPQGKAPVSRRNAAVGWRAANQEDKEFIRFCSLPLEQALREVGSRLSGLTAEEAEEKLAHFGPNEVSQLKKLKPLQDLVKRLKSPLVLQLLVIAAVSAAIGEAKSTVIVSAMVLLSVGLSFVLDRRSSQAVERLGKRVQSRTLVLRDGQETEVRIAEVVPGDIVVLHAGSLIPADVRLITAKDFFVSESALTGESLPVEKTAAVPPSAPATSLELPNACFFGTWVESGTAQALVLRTGQRTLFGALSQRLAEERPETDFDRGVRDFTFLMMRMMLVMVALVFLIVGLTKKNWVEALLFGLSVSVGLTPEMLPMMLTVNLAKGALSMAKKKVIVKRLPAIQNFGAVDVLCTDKTGTLTQDRVVLEKHVDILGNPSEEVLNYAYLNSFFQTGLRNLIDRAILEYADLDTSECRLVDELPFDFQRRRMSVVVEYEGDHVLICKGAVEEIFSCCSRYQIEDEIYPIVPAIRADLFEEVEKLNRDGFRVLGIAYREFGREKTTFTVEDESDLILLGYIAFFDPPKESADEALKLLQKAGVQVKVLTGDNALVTEKVCRDVGLSVERVVTGAQLASLSPEELENVVEEAQVFVKLTPTQKEEVVAALRRNGHVVGFLGDGINDAPALRAADVGISVDSGVDVAKEAADIVLLEKSLLVLEEGIMEGRRVFANIIKYIRMGSSSNFGNMFSVLGASYLVPFLPMKPVQILANNLLYDFSQTGIPTDRVDEEQVAKPLRWHVENIKRFMLFVGPVSSLFDYATFALMWFFFGCREFLSPQLDEGSRQSLVSLFQTGWFVESLLTQTLIVHIIRTKKVPFFQSRPSSSMLLATLSVMVLGVWLPYSPFSQTLGLVPLPLSYWLWVAVFLLAYGVLAHLVKSWFFAKFGGE; this is encoded by the coding sequence ATGCCGCCTCAAGGCAAGGCGCCGGTGTCCAGGCGCAACGCCGCGGTGGGGTGGCGTGCGGCCAACCAGGAGGACAAGGAGTTCATCCGCTTCTGCTCGCTGCCCCTGGAGCAGGCTTTGCGCGAGGTGGGTTCGCGCCTTTCCGGCCTCACCGCCGAGGAAGCCGAGGAAAAGCTCGCTCACTTTGGCCCCAACGAGGTGAGCCAGCTTAAAAAGCTCAAGCCTCTGCAGGACCTGGTCAAGCGCTTGAAGAGCCCGCTGGTGCTGCAGCTTTTGGTGATTGCTGCGGTTTCGGCAGCCATTGGCGAAGCAAAGTCCACGGTCATCGTCAGCGCCATGGTGCTGCTGTCGGTGGGGCTTTCTTTCGTTTTGGATCGCCGCTCCAGCCAGGCGGTGGAGCGCCTGGGCAAGCGCGTGCAGTCCCGCACGCTGGTGCTGCGCGATGGGCAGGAAACCGAGGTACGCATTGCCGAAGTGGTGCCTGGTGACATTGTGGTCCTGCACGCGGGCTCCCTTATCCCTGCCGATGTGCGCCTCATCACCGCCAAGGACTTTTTCGTAAGCGAATCGGCGCTCACCGGTGAGTCCCTGCCGGTGGAAAAAACCGCTGCCGTTCCCCCTTCCGCCCCGGCCACGAGCCTGGAGCTGCCCAACGCTTGCTTTTTTGGCACCTGGGTGGAGAGCGGAACCGCCCAGGCCCTGGTGCTGCGCACCGGCCAGCGCACGCTTTTTGGCGCCCTGTCCCAGCGCTTGGCCGAGGAACGACCGGAAACCGATTTCGACCGCGGTGTGCGGGACTTCACGTTCCTCATGATGCGCATGATGCTGGTCATGGTGGCCCTGGTTTTCCTCATCGTTGGGCTTACCAAGAAAAACTGGGTGGAAGCGCTGCTGTTTGGCCTTTCCGTTTCCGTGGGCTTAACCCCGGAAATGCTGCCGATGATGCTCACGGTGAACCTGGCCAAAGGGGCGCTTTCCATGGCCAAGAAAAAGGTCATCGTCAAGCGTCTGCCGGCCATCCAGAACTTTGGGGCGGTGGATGTGCTGTGCACCGACAAAACCGGCACCCTCACCCAGGATCGGGTGGTTTTGGAAAAACACGTGGATATCCTGGGCAACCCCAGCGAAGAGGTGCTCAACTACGCGTACCTCAACAGCTTCTTCCAAACGGGCCTGCGCAACCTCATTGACCGGGCCATCCTCGAATACGCCGATTTGGACACAAGCGAGTGCCGGCTGGTGGATGAGCTCCCCTTTGATTTTCAGCGACGGCGCATGTCGGTGGTGGTGGAGTACGAAGGCGATCACGTGTTGATTTGCAAGGGAGCGGTGGAAGAAATATTTTCGTGCTGTAGCCGTTATCAAATCGAAGACGAAATATATCCGATTGTTCCTGCTATTCGTGCGGATTTATTCGAAGAAGTGGAAAAGCTCAACCGCGACGGTTTTCGGGTGTTGGGCATAGCCTACCGGGAGTTTGGGCGGGAAAAAACCACGTTTACCGTGGAAGACGAAAGCGATCTCATCCTTTTGGGCTACATTGCGTTTTTTGATCCCCCCAAGGAATCCGCCGATGAAGCGCTGAAGCTGTTGCAAAAGGCTGGGGTGCAGGTGAAGGTGCTCACCGGCGACAACGCCCTGGTCACCGAAAAGGTGTGCCGCGACGTGGGCCTTTCCGTGGAGCGGGTGGTCACCGGCGCGCAGCTGGCTTCCCTTTCCCCCGAAGAGCTGGAAAATGTGGTGGAGGAGGCTCAGGTTTTTGTGAAGCTCACGCCCACCCAAAAAGAAGAGGTGGTAGCGGCGCTGCGCCGCAACGGGCATGTGGTGGGGTTTTTGGGTGACGGCATCAACGACGCGCCGGCCTTGCGGGCTGCAGATGTGGGCATTTCCGTGGATTCCGGGGTGGATGTGGCAAAAGAAGCGGCGGACATCGTGCTTTTGGAAAAAAGCCTTTTGGTGCTGGAAGAAGGCATCATGGAGGGGCGCCGGGTTTTTGCCAACATCATCAAGTACATCCGCATGGGATCCAGCTCCAACTTCGGCAACATGTTTTCGGTGCTGGGAGCAAGCTATCTCGTGCCGTTTCTCCCCATGAAGCCGGTGCAAATTCTGGCCAACAATTTGCTCTACGATTTTTCCCAAACCGGAATTCCCACCGACCGCGTGGACGAAGAGCAAGTGGCCAAGCCGCTTCGCTGGCACGTGGAAAACATCAAGCGGTTCATGCTTTTCGTTGGCCCGGTGAGCTCGCTCTTCGATTATGCCACCTTTGCCCTCATGTGGTTTTTCTTTGGCTGCCGGGAGTTTTTGTCTCCGCAGCTTGACGAAGGAAGCCGCCAGAGTTTGGTGAGTCTTTTCCAGACCGGGTGGTTTGTGGAATCGCTTCTTACGCAAACCCTCATCGTCCACATTATCCGCACCAAAAAAGTGCCGTTTTTCCAGAGCCGGCCTTCTTCTTCCATGCTTTTGGCCACGCTTTCGGTCATGGTTCTGGGTGTTTGGCTTCCCTACTCGCCTTTTTCGCAAACGCTCGGGCTTGTGCCGTTGCCGCTGTCCTATTGGCTCTGGGTGGCGGTGTTTTTGCTGGCCTATGGGGTGCTGGCCCACCTGGTCAAGAGCTGGTTTTTTGCCAAATTCGGAGGTGAATGA
- a CDS encoding peptidoglycan D,D-transpeptidase FtsI family protein translates to MTLNPRRFQLLIAGLLAGATVVVVRLAYVQLVQHELWLSEAEKQQETLVPVDAPRGTITTRDGLLLAGSVEKVAIYVNPKRIPRDRWSLVAQKLAPLVGRTPPQVLAEMQRRNGFFYLAKGLSPEVVEPVTRLNLRGVGTLPWQQRLYPMGTFAAPVVGFVNAEGQGQAGVEASCQNLLAGEASLVRLSRDGKRIPTQLDEQTEKPGRPGFQVVLTLDARVQWILEEELARILEEVGGKGATAVAMDPATGEILGLASLPSYDPQNLASYPKETWHHRAVETVLEPGSTFKPIVVAAALQAGVVRPDSLVDCSGGGVQVAGFFIRDHARYGILPLAQVLSFSSNAGAIRLALRTPATTLDETIQAFGFGKTTGVELPAESPGLYRPLSSRSWSALTPAGLALGQEISVTALQLARAYAVFANGGLLVRPTLIHQVRDATGHTVVAGGQPTPRRVLAPDVAAAVASMLERVVTEGTGKAAQVAGFRVAGKTGTAQKAVEGSYKSGRHAAWFAGFFPLPQPRMVLVVCVDEPEATYWAAEVAAPAFGRMAARLLQLFGHVPKVEGVA, encoded by the coding sequence GTGACCCTCAACCCCCGGCGCTTCCAGCTGCTGATCGCGGGCCTTTTGGCCGGGGCCACGGTGGTGGTGGTGCGGTTGGCTTACGTGCAGCTGGTGCAGCATGAGCTGTGGCTTTCCGAAGCGGAAAAACAGCAAGAAACCCTGGTACCCGTGGATGCCCCCCGGGGCACCATCACCACCCGCGACGGCTTGCTTTTGGCCGGTTCGGTGGAAAAGGTCGCCATTTACGTGAACCCCAAGCGCATCCCCAGGGACCGCTGGAGCCTCGTAGCCCAAAAGCTAGCCCCGCTGGTGGGGCGCACACCTCCCCAGGTGCTGGCGGAAATGCAGCGGCGCAACGGCTTTTTCTACCTGGCCAAAGGGCTTTCCCCGGAGGTGGTGGAGCCGGTGACACGCTTGAACCTGCGGGGGGTGGGTACGCTTCCCTGGCAACAGCGGCTTTACCCCATGGGCACCTTTGCCGCGCCGGTGGTGGGCTTTGTTAACGCCGAAGGACAAGGGCAAGCGGGGGTGGAGGCTTCCTGTCAGAACCTTTTGGCCGGGGAGGCTTCCCTGGTGCGGCTTTCCCGCGACGGCAAGAGGATCCCCACCCAGCTGGACGAGCAAACGGAAAAGCCCGGGCGCCCCGGCTTTCAGGTGGTGCTCACCCTGGACGCCCGGGTGCAGTGGATCCTCGAGGAAGAGCTAGCCCGCATCCTGGAGGAAGTGGGGGGCAAGGGCGCCACCGCTGTGGCCATGGACCCCGCCACCGGGGAAATTTTGGGTTTGGCTTCCCTCCCCTCCTACGACCCCCAAAACCTCGCCAGCTACCCCAAGGAGACCTGGCACCACCGGGCGGTGGAAACCGTGCTGGAACCAGGCTCCACGTTTAAGCCCATCGTCGTGGCAGCTGCCCTGCAGGCCGGGGTTGTGCGCCCCGACAGCCTGGTGGACTGCTCAGGGGGTGGGGTGCAGGTGGCGGGGTTTTTCATCCGCGACCACGCCCGCTACGGGATCCTGCCTTTGGCCCAGGTGCTGAGCTTTTCCTCCAACGCCGGGGCCATTCGCCTGGCGCTGCGCACCCCAGCAACCACCCTGGACGAAACGATCCAGGCGTTTGGGTTTGGAAAAACCACCGGGGTGGAGCTGCCGGCGGAATCACCGGGGCTTTACCGGCCGCTTTCCTCCCGGTCATGGTCGGCGCTCACGCCGGCAGGTTTGGCGCTGGGCCAAGAAATCAGCGTCACCGCGCTGCAGCTGGCCCGCGCCTATGCGGTTTTTGCCAACGGTGGCCTGCTGGTGCGACCCACCCTCATCCACCAGGTGCGGGACGCCACCGGCCACACCGTGGTGGCGGGGGGACAACCCACACCCCGGCGGGTGCTGGCCCCGGACGTGGCTGCGGCGGTGGCCAGCATGCTGGAGCGGGTGGTCACCGAGGGCACCGGAAAAGCCGCGCAGGTGGCCGGTTTCCGGGTAGCGGGCAAAACCGGAACCGCGCAAAAAGCGGTCGAGGGCAGCTACAAGAGCGGCCGGCACGCGGCTTGGTTTGCCGGCTTTTTCCCGCTGCCTCAGCCCCGCATGGTACTGGTAGTTTGTGTGGACGAGCCGGAAGCTACGTACTGGGCCGCGGAGGTGGCGGCCCCGGCCTTTGGCCGCATGGCCGCCCGCCTCTTGCAGCTCTTTGGGCACGTGCCCAAGGTGGAGGGGGTAGCATGA
- the rsmH gene encoding 16S rRNA (cytosine(1402)-N(4))-methyltransferase RsmH, which produces MAEPRHLPVLVQQVVELFRPCGTGLLVDATVGLGGHSEALLQAFPQAQVLGLDVDPEALAYAQKRLAPFGARVELVRASYSALSELLAERGLAPSGVLFDLGVSSLQLDVAERGFSFRLEGPLDMRFAREGPTLAEILSATSEPELASWLSTYGEEKKARPIARAILRALSQGHLRTTLDLRRVVWSVTGPKRGHVDPATRTFQALRIVTNRELSGLSPALEEAARSLRPAGRLLVLAYHSLEDRIVKTTFRRLSGHCVCPPGTPTCRCNPEELLSVLTKKPILPSSEEVRQNPRARSAKLRAVEKKP; this is translated from the coding sequence ATGGCCGAGCCCCGTCACCTTCCGGTGCTGGTGCAGCAGGTGGTGGAGCTTTTCCGCCCCTGCGGCACTGGCCTGTTGGTGGACGCCACCGTGGGCTTGGGGGGGCACAGCGAGGCCTTGCTGCAGGCCTTTCCCCAGGCGCAGGTCCTGGGGCTGGACGTGGACCCGGAAGCGCTGGCCTACGCGCAAAAGCGGCTGGCCCCTTTCGGGGCGCGGGTGGAGCTGGTGCGGGCCTCCTACAGCGCGCTTTCCGAGCTTCTGGCAGAACGGGGGCTCGCGCCCTCCGGGGTCCTTTTCGATTTGGGGGTTTCTTCCCTGCAGCTGGATGTGGCCGAACGGGGCTTTTCCTTTCGCCTGGAGGGACCGCTGGATATGAGATTCGCTAGGGAAGGACCGACCCTTGCGGAAATCCTCAGCGCCACCTCCGAGCCGGAGCTGGCTTCGTGGCTTTCCACCTACGGCGAGGAGAAAAAGGCGCGCCCCATTGCCCGGGCCATCTTGCGGGCGCTTTCCCAGGGCCACCTGCGCACCACCCTGGACCTGCGCCGGGTGGTGTGGTCGGTGACCGGTCCCAAGCGCGGGCACGTGGACCCGGCCACCCGTACCTTCCAGGCCTTGCGCATCGTCACCAACCGCGAGCTTTCCGGGCTTTCGCCGGCGCTGGAGGAGGCGGCGCGATCCCTGCGGCCGGCAGGAAGGCTTCTGGTGCTGGCCTACCATTCGCTGGAAGACCGCATCGTCAAGACCACCTTCCGGCGGCTTTCCGGGCACTGCGTGTGCCCACCGGGCACCCCCACCTGCCGCTGTAACCCCGAAGAGCTGCTGTCGGTGCTGACCAAAAAGCCAATTCTCCCGAGCAGCGAAGAGGTGCGGCAAAACCCCAGGGCCCGCTCCGCCAAGCTGCGGGCGGTGGAGAAGAAGCCATGA
- a CDS encoding peptidylprolyl isomerase: MKRFCVLLLLLAAPAAAEKRLLEAIVVRVNERILTVSDLRQRAVERAAETGKKLTPEDIPTFLQEAVDELCLLERASELKIEVERADVEAAVAQLKEQNHIADDKAFDELLANLGMTRKQLEERLKATITINRTLQKEVGQLPITEEELKSRYEKEKERFAIPEKVHLEHVLFPIKSDGSNAESQWERARRLVAAVRAGADFSQSVAEETKKGDASGGDLGEIALPDLREEVAKAVANLQTGEVSDPFAHPAGVHVIRVKNRIPSSYKPFSQVVEQLRLEEMDRRYRQRLRSVVDNLKTRYVVEVHPEYFSL; the protein is encoded by the coding sequence ATGAAGCGTTTTTGTGTGCTCTTGCTGCTGCTGGCCGCCCCGGCAGCCGCCGAAAAGAGGCTCTTGGAAGCCATTGTGGTGCGGGTGAACGAGCGCATCCTCACGGTTTCGGACCTGCGGCAAAGGGCGGTGGAACGAGCGGCTGAAACCGGCAAAAAGCTCACGCCGGAAGACATCCCCACCTTCCTGCAGGAAGCCGTGGATGAGCTCTGCCTTTTGGAGCGGGCTTCCGAGCTCAAAATCGAGGTGGAGCGCGCCGACGTGGAAGCTGCGGTGGCTCAGCTCAAGGAGCAAAACCACATTGCCGACGATAAAGCCTTTGACGAGCTTTTGGCCAACCTCGGCATGACCCGAAAGCAGCTGGAAGAGCGCCTGAAAGCCACCATCACCATCAACCGCACGCTGCAAAAGGAAGTGGGTCAGCTGCCGATTACCGAGGAAGAACTGAAGAGCCGCTACGAAAAGGAAAAGGAGCGCTTTGCCATCCCGGAAAAGGTGCACCTGGAGCACGTGCTTTTCCCCATTAAGTCGGACGGCAGCAACGCCGAAAGCCAGTGGGAGCGAGCCCGTCGCCTGGTGGCGGCGGTGCGCGCCGGTGCTGATTTTTCGCAAAGCGTAGCCGAAGAAACCAAAAAGGGTGACGCCAGCGGCGGCGATTTAGGGGAAATTGCCCTTCCCGACCTGCGGGAGGAGGTGGCCAAAGCCGTGGCAAACCTGCAAACGGGAGAGGTCAGCGATCCCTTTGCTCACCCCGCCGGGGTTCACGTCATCCGCGTGAAAAACCGCATTCCCAGCAGTTACAAGCCCTTCTCCCAGGTGGTGGAGCAGCTGCGCCTGGAGGAAATGGACCGGCGCTACCGGCAAAGGCTGCGCTCGGTGGTGGACAACCTCAAGACCCGCTACGTGGTGGAGGTTCACCCCGAGTACTTCTCGCTTTAA
- a CDS encoding division/cell wall cluster transcriptional repressor MraZ, whose translation MNGATGFFRGSFQASIDDKGRLKLPARLREQLAQWYGNQVFITSFDPSELRVYPLPVWEEFERRFLSQPSLNPLVQRLMEHANYGQEEEVDSQGRVLIPALLREAVGINGEVVVSGRGKFFGVVARERARAELARAFTPEELQQLSALEQ comes from the coding sequence ATGAACGGGGCGACAGGCTTTTTCCGGGGGAGCTTCCAGGCCAGCATTGACGACAAAGGTCGCCTGAAGCTGCCGGCTCGCCTGCGGGAACAGCTGGCCCAGTGGTACGGCAACCAGGTGTTCATCACCTCTTTTGACCCCTCCGAGCTCCGCGTTTACCCGCTGCCGGTATGGGAGGAGTTCGAACGCCGCTTTTTGTCCCAGCCCTCCCTCAACCCCTTGGTCCAGCGGCTGATGGAGCACGCCAACTACGGGCAAGAGGAGGAGGTGGACAGCCAGGGACGGGTGCTGATCCCCGCGCTGCTGCGGGAAGCGGTGGGGATCAACGGCGAGGTGGTGGTTTCCGGTCGGGGCAAGTTCTTTGGCGTGGTGGCCCGCGAGCGGGCCAGGGCCGAGCTGGCCCGGGCCTTCACCCCCGAAGAGCTGCAGCAGCTTTCGGCGCTGGAGCAATGA
- a CDS encoding PTS sugar transporter subunit IIA, producing the protein MDTILDALQEGRLFELPHADKTEALQFLAHIIEAFPEVPAGTDVFGYVLKREEAANTGLGKGWACPHARLPFDEDLKCVIGWSPSGIDYGAPDGKPVVLVVMYLVPENQRNHYLREISLLAKALQTYPDLEKIYEVKDLDDVRNYLLDLVDASKRTVGPDTRARMIRLQAKPVPEAFLLPDLSNLAVEPLTVVAAPGQKPIILTQSPGLLAALEGASNLAEQLAENGLYHNGGWRVLRHGTVSYQGGVTVFECLAVKMVGGKGK; encoded by the coding sequence ATGGATACCATTCTCGATGCACTGCAGGAGGGGCGTTTGTTTGAGCTGCCTCACGCTGACAAAACCGAGGCCCTGCAGTTTTTGGCCCACATCATTGAGGCATTCCCCGAGGTTCCCGCCGGCACCGACGTTTTTGGCTACGTGTTGAAACGCGAGGAGGCGGCCAATACCGGTTTGGGCAAAGGGTGGGCGTGCCCCCACGCCCGTCTCCCTTTTGACGAGGATTTAAAGTGCGTGATTGGCTGGAGCCCTTCGGGAATTGACTACGGTGCCCCCGACGGCAAACCGGTGGTGCTGGTGGTCATGTACCTGGTTCCCGAAAACCAGCGCAACCACTACCTGCGGGAAATTTCGCTGTTGGCCAAGGCCCTGCAAACCTACCCGGATTTGGAGAAGATTTACGAAGTCAAGGACCTGGACGACGTCCGCAACTACCTCCTGGACCTGGTGGACGCCTCCAAGCGCACCGTGGGCCCCGATACCCGGGCGCGCATGATCCGCCTGCAGGCCAAACCTGTTCCCGAGGCCTTTCTCCTCCCTGACCTTTCCAACTTGGCGGTGGAGCCGCTCACGGTGGTGGCGGCTCCGGGGCAAAAGCCCATCATCCTCACGCAAAGCCCGGGTTTGCTGGCGGCGCTGGAAGGGGCCAGCAACTTGGCCGAGCAACTGGCGGAAAACGGGCTTTATCACAACGGCGGCTGGCGGGTTTTGCGCCACGGCACCGTTTCCTACCAAGGGGGAGTTACGGTTTTCGAGTGCCTGGCGGTGAAAATGGTAGGCGGTAAAGGGAAATAG
- a CDS encoding UDP-N-acetylmuramoyl-tripeptide--D-alanyl-D-alanine ligase, producing the protein MRVSLATIAQWLGCPAPEGAETLWVEGVAFDSRQVRPQDLFVAAPGEKTDGHLFVSEAASRGAVAALVARPVDAPLPQLVVSDTVSALQALASRLRQEAGFQVAAVTGSVGKTTTKSMLAALLARRFRVAQTQGSRNSQLGLPAEMCNLNQDVEWFVAEAGMSRKGELTRLGEVLRPQALLYTRIAPVHLEFFPSVEAIAEAKAELIPFLDPQGVLVLNATDPYQESFSSRFSGRKLSYGLPGKSDVWADQLASRGLLGTSFTLAGPLGGFAVDLPLPGLHQVENFLGAACLARALGVPVEELAAAAGKLRAQPHRGEVHRLPSGALLVDDSYNASPVAVARMLELLAQTPGRRVAVLGEMLELGPQAPDFHREVGAKARGLCHRLFAVGGENARVLAEAFGTEGTYVASAEEAEEVLQNELREGDVVLIKGSRGIGLDRLVAALLAGRG; encoded by the coding sequence ATGAGGGTTAGCCTTGCCACCATCGCCCAGTGGTTGGGGTGCCCGGCTCCCGAAGGGGCTGAAACGCTGTGGGTGGAGGGCGTGGCCTTTGACTCCCGGCAGGTGCGGCCCCAGGACCTCTTCGTAGCTGCCCCCGGCGAGAAAACCGATGGGCACCTGTTCGTTTCCGAAGCGGCCTCCCGGGGGGCCGTGGCTGCCCTGGTGGCGCGGCCGGTAGACGCCCCCTTGCCGCAACTGGTGGTGTCCGACACCGTCAGCGCCCTGCAAGCGCTGGCCAGCCGCCTCCGGCAGGAAGCCGGCTTCCAGGTGGCGGCGGTCACCGGCAGCGTGGGAAAAACCACCACCAAAAGCATGCTGGCCGCGCTCCTCGCCCGTCGCTTCCGCGTCGCCCAGACCCAGGGGAGCCGCAACTCCCAGCTGGGCTTGCCGGCGGAAATGTGCAACCTCAATCAGGATGTGGAATGGTTTGTGGCGGAAGCGGGGATGAGCCGGAAAGGCGAGCTTACCCGCCTGGGGGAGGTGCTGCGCCCGCAGGCGCTGCTGTACACCCGCATTGCCCCCGTGCACCTGGAGTTTTTCCCCTCCGTGGAGGCCATTGCCGAAGCCAAGGCGGAGCTCATCCCCTTCCTGGACCCGCAGGGGGTCCTGGTCCTCAACGCCACCGACCCTTACCAGGAAAGCTTTTCTTCGCGGTTTTCCGGGCGCAAACTCAGCTACGGGTTGCCGGGGAAAAGCGATGTCTGGGCCGATCAGCTGGCCTCCCGGGGGCTTTTGGGCACCAGCTTCACGCTGGCGGGTCCTTTGGGCGGGTTTGCGGTGGACCTGCCTTTGCCCGGCCTGCACCAGGTGGAAAACTTCCTGGGGGCAGCGTGCCTGGCCCGGGCCCTGGGCGTCCCGGTGGAGGAGCTGGCGGCTGCCGCCGGAAAGCTGCGAGCCCAACCTCACCGGGGGGAGGTCCACCGCTTGCCCTCGGGGGCGCTCCTGGTGGACGACAGCTACAACGCCTCACCGGTGGCGGTGGCCCGCATGCTGGAGCTTTTGGCGCAAACGCCGGGAAGAAGAGTGGCGGTGCTGGGCGAAATGCTGGAGCTGGGACCGCAAGCACCCGATTTCCACCGCGAAGTTGGCGCCAAAGCCCGGGGGCTCTGCCACCGCCTGTTTGCCGTGGGCGGAGAAAACGCCAGGGTTTTGGCCGAGGCTTTTGGCACCGAAGGTACGTATGTGGCTTCCGCCGAGGAAGCGGAAGAGGTCCTGCAAAACGAGCTCAGGGAGGGCGATGTGGTGCTGATCAAAGGGTCGCGGGGCATTGGCCTGGATCGGCTGGTGGCGGCGCTTTTGGCGGGGAGGGGCTGA